The Blastomonas fulva genome contains a region encoding:
- the aroA gene encoding 3-phosphoshikimate 1-carboxyvinyltransferase, with protein MAHSADQAPVPRRFARSGPLTGTIRVPGDKSISHRALMLSALCVGQSRISGLLEGEDVLATAAAMRAMGAQIERGADGIWTVHGVGVGGLMQPAQALDMGNSGTSTRLLMGLVASHPITAMFTGDASLSRRPMARVTDPLGEMGAEFNASPGGTLPLMVRGISPAVPISYRLPVASAQVKSAILLAALNTPGTTTVIEPVATRDHSEKMLKGFGADLTVETDADGVRHIHVTGPCDLTAQDIEVPGDPSSAAFFIVAALIVPGSDLTIENVGMNVTRTGIITVLEQMGGQIERLNARTVGGEPVADLRVRASALSGITVDPAIVPSMVDEFPVFFIAAAMASGTTVTSGLDELRVKESDRLATMARGLEAIGVDVEEREDGLVITGSGGASLRGGGPVATLLDHRIAMSFAVAGLASEQGVNVDDTAPIATSFPDFLNLLDRSTGAA; from the coding sequence ATGGCCCATTCAGCAGACCAGGCACCGGTCCCGCGCCGTTTCGCGCGATCCGGGCCGCTCACCGGCACCATTCGCGTGCCCGGCGACAAGTCGATCTCCCATCGCGCGCTGATGCTGTCTGCGCTGTGCGTCGGCCAGAGCCGGATCTCGGGGCTGCTCGAGGGAGAGGACGTACTTGCCACGGCGGCCGCAATGCGCGCGATGGGCGCGCAGATCGAGCGCGGCGCAGATGGCATCTGGACGGTGCACGGCGTGGGCGTGGGCGGGTTGATGCAACCGGCCCAGGCGCTCGACATGGGCAACAGTGGCACCTCGACGCGGCTGCTGATGGGGCTGGTCGCGAGCCACCCGATCACCGCGATGTTCACCGGCGATGCATCGTTGAGCCGCCGTCCGATGGCGCGGGTCACCGATCCGCTGGGCGAGATGGGGGCGGAATTCAACGCGAGCCCCGGCGGCACGCTGCCGCTGATGGTGCGCGGGATCAGCCCTGCGGTGCCGATCAGCTACCGGCTGCCGGTCGCCTCGGCACAGGTGAAGTCCGCGATCCTGCTCGCCGCGCTCAACACGCCGGGCACCACGACGGTGATCGAGCCGGTGGCGACGCGCGATCACAGCGAAAAGATGCTCAAGGGGTTCGGCGCAGACCTGACCGTGGAGACCGATGCCGATGGCGTGCGCCATATCCATGTCACCGGGCCATGCGACCTGACCGCGCAGGACATCGAGGTGCCGGGCGATCCCTCGTCCGCCGCGTTCTTCATCGTCGCAGCATTGATCGTGCCGGGGTCGGACCTGACAATCGAGAATGTCGGCATGAACGTCACCCGCACCGGGATCATCACCGTGCTCGAGCAGATGGGCGGCCAGATCGAGCGGTTGAACGCACGCACCGTCGGCGGCGAGCCGGTCGCCGACCTGCGCGTGCGGGCGAGCGCTCTCAGCGGGATCACCGTCGATCCTGCGATCGTGCCCAGCATGGTCGACGAGTTTCCGGTGTTCTTCATCGCCGCCGCCATGGCCAGCGGCACCACGGTCACCAGTGGCCTCGACGAGCTGCGGGTCAAGGAATCGGACCGGCTGGCGACGATGGCACGCGGGCTCGAGGCGATCGGCGTGGATGTCGAGGAGCGCGAGGATGGCCTTGTGATCACCGGCAGCGGCGGCGCATCCTTGCGCGGCGGCGGCCCGGTGGCGACCCTGCTCGACCACCGCATCGCGATGAGCTTTGCCGTGGCGGGGCTGGCCAGCGAGCAAGGCGTGAACGTGGATGACACTGCGCCGATCGCCACCAGCTTCCCCGATTTTCTGAACCTGCTCGACCGCAGCACGGGCGCGGCATGA
- a CDS encoding CBU_0592 family membrane protein translates to MSPLVADIIGVMGSVLFIGAFAYANKVEKIDKLLFNAVNLAGAILLLTSLSVHFNLAATILETAWAGIALVGLIKAIRDRWAGVDREGTKG, encoded by the coding sequence ATGAGCCCGCTGGTGGCCGATATCATCGGCGTGATGGGCAGCGTGCTGTTCATCGGCGCCTTTGCTTATGCCAACAAGGTCGAGAAGATCGACAAGTTGCTGTTCAACGCCGTCAATCTGGCAGGCGCGATCCTGTTGCTGACGTCGCTGTCGGTGCATTTCAATCTGGCAGCGACGATTCTCGAAACCGCATGGGCCGGGATCGCGCTGGTCGGCCTTATCAAGGCGATCAGGGATCGGTGGGCAGGGGTGGACCGGGAGGGGACCAAGGGATGA
- the bla gene encoding subclass B3 metallo-beta-lactamase — protein MKRMLITAMLAVVATAGVALQPEASSSRLAKDAEIDAAQAAPIEGFAKGGRWNEPFDPFTIAGNLHYVGTETVSAFLITTPEGHVLIDGVLAQSVPQIIANIKTLGFDIGDVKYLLNTHAHIDHAGGLAGLQRASGAQMLASAADRPFLEAGAIDHGPSQGMRFPPVRVDRVIGDGEAITLGGTTLTAHMTPGHSPGCTSWSTTVNDANTTRSVFVHCSATVAGQSLVPEAYPGMVAAYRSTFAKVKAMKADIFLANHDNFFDLHDKRKRQIAGDASAFVNGQELQSFNTRMAAQFEADLAKQQAAPEGQQP, from the coding sequence ATGAAGCGCATGTTGATCACAGCGATGCTCGCCGTCGTGGCTACAGCGGGTGTGGCACTGCAGCCCGAAGCGTCCTCATCGCGCCTGGCCAAGGATGCCGAGATCGATGCAGCCCAGGCTGCGCCCATTGAAGGCTTTGCCAAGGGGGGCCGCTGGAATGAACCGTTCGATCCGTTCACCATTGCCGGCAACCTGCATTATGTCGGCACCGAGACGGTCAGCGCCTTTCTGATCACCACGCCGGAGGGGCATGTGCTGATCGATGGCGTGCTGGCGCAATCGGTCCCGCAGATCATCGCCAACATCAAGACGCTGGGCTTCGACATCGGCGATGTGAAGTACCTGCTCAACACCCACGCACACATCGATCACGCCGGCGGCCTTGCCGGGCTGCAGCGGGCGAGCGGCGCGCAGATGCTCGCCAGTGCCGCCGACAGGCCGTTTCTGGAGGCAGGCGCGATCGATCACGGACCCAGCCAGGGCATGCGCTTTCCGCCGGTGCGGGTTGATCGTGTGATCGGCGATGGCGAGGCCATCACGCTGGGTGGCACGACGCTGACCGCGCACATGACGCCGGGGCACTCGCCGGGGTGCACCTCGTGGTCAACCACGGTGAACGATGCGAACACGACACGCAGCGTGTTCGTGCACTGCAGCGCCACGGTTGCAGGGCAGTCGCTGGTGCCCGAAGCCTATCCCGGCATGGTTGCCGCGTATCGCAGCACCTTCGCCAAGGTGAAGGCGATGAAGGCCGATATCTTTCTGGCCAATCACGACAATTTCTTTGACTTGCACGACAAGCGCAAACGGCAGATCGCCGGGGATGCAAGCGCGTTCGTGAACGGACAAGAACTGCAAAGCTTCAACACGCGCATGGCAGCACAGTTCGAGGCTGATCTGGCCAAGCAGCAGGCGGCGCCGGAGGGGCAGCAGCCATGA
- a CDS encoding (d)CMP kinase has protein sequence MIIAVDGPTASGKGTIAKALAAHFGLPHLDTGLLYRAVGVNAVRLGGDPDNPDEALAGCAFDDALLADAHLRSETAGGLASRASRHPAVRAALLERQRSFARQPGGAVLDGRDIGTVIAPEADAKLFVTASVAARAGRRCNEMLGRGEDVTLEEIVADLAARDARDSGRSIAPLKPACDALLLDTSDLTIGQAVQRAIELVNGRTQGGHSPQS, from the coding sequence ATGATCATCGCCGTTGATGGACCCACCGCCAGCGGCAAGGGAACGATCGCCAAGGCTCTCGCCGCGCATTTCGGACTGCCGCATCTCGATACCGGGCTGCTCTATCGCGCGGTCGGGGTGAACGCGGTGCGGCTGGGGGGTGATCCCGACAATCCGGACGAGGCGCTGGCAGGCTGCGCGTTCGATGACGCGCTGCTCGCCGACGCGCATCTGCGCTCTGAAACCGCAGGCGGGCTTGCCAGTCGCGCCTCGCGCCATCCTGCAGTGCGCGCTGCATTGCTCGAGCGGCAGCGCAGCTTTGCGCGGCAGCCGGGAGGGGCGGTGCTCGACGGACGCGATATCGGCACGGTGATCGCGCCCGAGGCGGACGCCAAATTGTTCGTCACCGCCAGCGTCGCTGCGCGGGCCGGGAGGCGGTGCAACGAGATGCTGGGCCGGGGCGAAGATGTGACGCTGGAAGAGATCGTCGCCGACCTTGCCGCGCGCGATGCGAGGGACTCCGGACGGTCGATCGCCCCGCTCAAGCCCGCCTGTGACGCGCTCTTGCTTGATACCAGCGATTTGACTATAGGGCAGGCCGTTCAAAGAGCCATAGAGCTGGTGAACGGCAGGACGCAGGGCGGACATTCGCCCCAGTCTTAG
- the rpsA gene encoding 30S ribosomal protein S1 — protein MASTAFPSRDDFAALLDESLGGGAAADGGFEGRVVKGTVTAIENDKAVIDVGLKSEGRVALREFAAPGQDHGLKVGDEVEVYVDRIENADGEAMLSRDRARREAAWDKLESEFGEGKRVEGVIFGRVKGGFTVDLDGAVAFLPGSQVDIRPVRDVTPLMDIPQPFQILKMDRRRGNIVVSRRAVLEETRAEQRTGLIQSLAEGQIIDGIVKNITDYGAFVDLGGIDGLLHVTDISYKRINHPSEAITIGETVKVQIIRINSETQRISLGMKQLESDPWEGASVKYPIGAKLSGAVTNITEYGAFVELEPGIEGLVHVSEMSWTKKNVHPGKIVSTSQEVDVIVLEVDAEKRRISLGLKQAQSNPWDAFADKHPVGSVVEGEVKNATEFGLFIGLDGDVDGMVHMSDIAWGISGEDALNLHLKGEQVKAIVLDVDVEKERISLGMKQLEKGAPAVGGSDSSTLRKNEVVTVTVLEVRDGGLEVQVGEDGATGFIKRNDLGRDRDEQRPDRFQVGQKLDAMVTGFDRSRKPTFSVKAHQLAEEKQAVAQYGSSDSGASLGDILGAALKQRED, from the coding sequence ATGGCCTCTACGGCATTTCCCAGCCGCGATGATTTTGCGGCACTTCTCGACGAATCGCTTGGTGGCGGCGCAGCTGCCGATGGCGGTTTTGAAGGCCGCGTCGTCAAGGGCACGGTTACCGCGATCGAAAACGACAAGGCGGTCATCGATGTTGGCCTGAAGTCGGAAGGCCGCGTGGCCCTGCGTGAATTCGCAGCGCCCGGCCAGGACCACGGCCTCAAGGTTGGCGATGAAGTCGAAGTCTATGTCGACCGCATCGAAAATGCCGATGGCGAAGCGATGCTGTCGCGCGACCGCGCACGCCGCGAAGCTGCATGGGACAAGCTGGAAAGCGAATTTGGCGAAGGCAAGCGCGTCGAAGGCGTGATCTTCGGTCGCGTCAAGGGCGGCTTCACCGTTGATCTCGACGGCGCCGTGGCCTTCCTGCCCGGCAGCCAGGTCGACATCCGCCCCGTGCGCGATGTTACCCCGCTGATGGACATTCCGCAGCCGTTCCAGATCCTCAAGATGGACCGTCGCCGTGGCAACATCGTTGTCTCGCGTCGCGCCGTTCTGGAAGAAACCCGCGCAGAACAGCGCACCGGCCTCATCCAGTCGCTGGCCGAAGGCCAGATCATCGACGGTATCGTCAAGAACATCACCGATTACGGTGCGTTCGTCGATCTGGGCGGCATCGATGGCCTGCTGCATGTCACCGACATCAGCTACAAGCGCATCAACCACCCCAGCGAAGCGATCACCATCGGTGAGACCGTCAAGGTGCAAATCATCCGCATCAATTCGGAAACGCAGCGTATCTCGCTGGGCATGAAGCAGCTCGAAAGCGATCCGTGGGAAGGCGCCAGCGTCAAGTATCCCATCGGTGCCAAGCTCAGCGGTGCTGTCACCAACATCACCGAATACGGTGCATTCGTCGAACTGGAACCCGGCATCGAAGGCCTGGTCCACGTTTCGGAAATGTCCTGGACCAAGAAGAACGTCCACCCCGGCAAGATCGTTTCGACCAGCCAGGAAGTCGATGTCATCGTTCTGGAAGTCGACGCCGAAAAGCGCCGTATCTCGCTGGGCCTCAAGCAGGCGCAGTCGAACCCCTGGGACGCTTTCGCAGACAAGCACCCGGTTGGCAGCGTCGTCGAAGGCGAAGTCAAGAACGCGACCGAATTCGGTCTGTTCATCGGCCTGGATGGCGATGTCGACGGCATGGTTCACATGTCGGATATCGCATGGGGCATTTCGGGTGAAGACGCGCTCAACCTCCACCTCAAGGGTGAGCAGGTCAAGGCGATCGTCCTGGACGTGGATGTCGAAAAGGAGCGTATCTCGCTCGGCATGAAGCAGCTCGAAAAGGGTGCTCCGGCCGTTGGCGGATCGGACAGCTCGACCCTGCGCAAGAACGAAGTCGTCACCGTCACCGTGCTCGAAGTGCGCGACGGTGGTCTGGAAGTCCAGGTTGGCGAAGATGGAGCCACCGGCTTCATCAAGCGCAACGATCTGGGCCGCGACCGTGACGAACAGCGTCCCGACCGCTTCCAGGTTGGCCAGAAGCTCGACGCGATGGTCACCGGTTTCGATCGTTCGCGCAAGCCGACCTTCTCGGTCAAGGCGCATCAGCTGGCTGAAGAAAAGCAGGCTGTGGCGCAGTATGGCTCGTCCGACTCGGGCGCGTCGCTGGGTGACATTCTGGGTGCGGCTCTCAAGCAGCGCGAAGATTGA
- a CDS encoding integration host factor subunit beta, with translation MIRSELLQHLAEENPGLRPDEIEKILDIFFNNIIQRLAEGGRVELRGFGAFSTRSREPRKGRNPRTGEAVDVPGKRVPYFKPGKEMRARLNTD, from the coding sequence GTGATACGATCGGAACTGCTACAACATCTGGCAGAGGAAAACCCCGGTCTTCGTCCTGACGAGATCGAAAAGATCCTGGATATCTTTTTCAACAACATCATTCAGCGGCTGGCCGAAGGTGGCCGGGTGGAACTGCGCGGTTTCGGCGCGTTCTCGACCCGCTCGCGCGAGCCGCGCAAGGGCCGCAACCCGCGCACCGGCGAGGCGGTTGATGTGCCCGGCAAGCGCGTGCCCTATTTCAAGCCCGGCAAGGAAATGCGCGCGCGCCTCAATACCGATTGA